A region from the Tahibacter amnicola genome encodes:
- a CDS encoding lysozyme — protein sequence MLVRLSPNPFDALVSFRYNVGSGALRRSTLRQKRLRGDYAAVPRELQRWVWAKGKRLRGLEKRRATEAALFLGVPVSQGNFSAGKRAA from the coding sequence GTGCTCGTCAGATTGTCGCCAAACCCATTCGACGCGCTCGTGTCGTTCAGGTACAACGTCGGCAGCGGCGCGCTTCGGCGTTCCACATTGCGCCAGAAGCGACTTCGCGGTGACTACGCAGCGGTGCCGAGAGAACTGCAGCGATGGGTCTGGGCGAAAGGGAAGCGGCTGCGGGGGCTGGAAAAGCGGCGGGCGACGGAGGCGGCATTGTTTCTTGGAGTGCCGGTGAGTCAGGGGAATTTCAGCGCAGGGAAACGCGCGGCTTAG
- a CDS encoding glycoside hydrolase family protein, with protein MPHICAVGMALIMQFEQFCATVYECPAGLPTIGYGHVVRASEWDEFRLGIRRQRAEELLL; from the coding sequence ATGCCGCACATCTGCGCGGTAGGCATGGCGCTGATCATGCAGTTCGAGCAGTTCTGCGCCACGGTGTACGAGTGCCCAGCCGGACTTCCTACAATCGGCTACGGCCACGTAGTGCGAGCGAGCGAGTGGGATGAGTTCCGCTTGGGTATCCGCCGACAGCGGGCGGAAGAATTGCTGCTGTAG